In Lathyrus oleraceus cultivar Zhongwan6 chromosome 2, CAAS_Psat_ZW6_1.0, whole genome shotgun sequence, the DNA window CATGGTTGTTAGATTTTCTTGTATCTTCCTTTCCATTTGCTAATTCTAAAATTTCAGAAGATAAAAATTGTACTAGATACTTGTTTGAGAATATAGTACAATTTAGCCCAAATTATTTTGTTTATCTTTTACTGTTATTTGAACCATAACAACTGGTGCTTTCATTCTCTTCCACCATGGCTGAAAACACTCGCATGAAGAGTATGGAGAATGCCATAGCAGAAATGCACAAAATCTTACAAAAATTTATGGAGGATTCAGATTGGCGTCACAATGAGTATATGCAGCAACGCCATTTGGATCATGCTCGCTTGGAAAGGGTTGAGAATCAGTTGAGTTCTCTTCATACGACGTCATCCACTGGTGGAAAGAACTCCACGCCGACACCGGCGACACAATCATTTCAGGTGCGTAATATCAAGCTTGATTTTCCAAGATTCGATGGATCTGAGGTCTTAAACTGGATTTTTAAGGCGGAACAATTTTTTGATTATTATGCCACACCGGACAATCACCGCCTTACCATTGCCGCCGTGCATATGGAGAAGGATGTTGTTCCCTGGTTTCAAATGATTTCTCGAAATCAGCCGTTTCAGTCATGGAATATGTTTACGCGTGCCCTTGAGATGGAATTTGGGCCGTCACCGTATGAATCACCCAGACCGGCACTATTCAAATTGGCCCAAACCATTACTGTAGCAGATTATTACTCTGCTTTCACGGTTTTAGCTAACAGGGCCCAAGGTCTAAGCCCAGATGCCACACTAGATTGTTTCATCAGTGGACTCAAAACGGAAATCAAACGAGACGTCATTGCTCAGACCCCCACTTCTCTATCACGTGCCTTTGCCCTTGCCAAACTCTTTGAAGACAAATACTTCATACCACCACCTAAACCACCACCGGCGACCACCCATAAACCTTATCACTATCCAACCCAAAACCTTAACCCTCGAAATGGCCCCCAACCACCACTTCTGCCGTCACCCACACCAAAAGCCACCACCAACCCCCCAAAATCCAACCCAGTTCGCAACATCACACGCGCCGAAATGCAATTGCGCCGCGAAAAAGGTTTATGCTATTACTGTGACGACAAGTTCTCTATCACACATAAATGCCCCAATCGCCATTATTTGCTACTTCAGATTGATGATGATGACGACCCCCCTCAGCCATCCGAACCTTTTGATTCACCCACCCCACCTCCCAGCTCTGTTGACGAGTCTGAGCATCACTTATCCATGAACGCGTTAAATGGTTCTCACGGTGCTGGTACCTTACGATTTCAGGGCCACGTGCAGGGCATTAGTATCAGTGTGTTATTGGACAGTGGCAGCTCTGACAACTTTATTCAGCCCCGCATTGCTCATTGTCTCAAACTACCCATTCAATCCATTGAACAATTCAAAGTCATGGTGGGCAATGGCAATTCTCTGACTACTTTGGGATTCATAGTTGAGCTTCCTGTCACTATTCAAGGACATATCTGCATATCCCAATGTATCTCTTACCTATCACAGGAGCGGATTTGGTTCTAGGCGCCCCTTGGTTAAAGACCCTCGGTCCTCACATAGCGGACTATAATGCTTTGTCTATCAAATTTTATGTCAAAGACACTTTTGTGACTCTATTTGGTGAGAAACACAAAGGTCCAATCCCTGCTCAGTTCCACCACATCAAGAGACTTCACAATACGAAGGCAATTGAAGCTTCATTTACTCTGCAGTTCCAAGAAATACATCCTGCCACCGGTTTTGATCCAACAGGGTTACACCCTGATTTGACTGCTATTCTGCATAGTTTCCATGATGTTTTTGCTGAGCCTCAAGGTCTACCACCTGCCCGATTTCATGATCATGCTATTCCATTGGTTCAAGGCAGCAATCTGGTCAAGGTAAGGCCCTATAGATACCCTCATAGTCAAAAGTCTCAAATTGAATCCATGGTTTTGGAGATGTTGACCCAAGGCATCATCCAACCTAGCAATAGCCCTTTTTCCTCTCATGTCCTCTTAGTTAAAAAGAAGGATGGATCTTGGAGATTTTGTACTGATTATAGGGCTTTAAACACTATTACTGTGAAAGATAGTTTTCCTATCCCTACAGTAGATGAGTTGTTAGATGAATTATATGGGGCACAATACTTTTCCAAGCTGGATTTAAGGTCAGGGTATCACCAAATTTTAGTCAAGCCTGAGGATAGATTCAAAACTGCTTTTAGGACTCATCAAGGCCTTTACGAGTGGCTTGTGATGCCTTTCGGCCTGTCCAATGCACCTGCCACCTTTCAGAGCTTAATGAACCACGTCTTTCAAGCTCAGTTAAGAAAATCAGTTTTGGTCTTCTTTGACGATATACTAATCTACAGCCCTTCATGGTCTGCACACTTGAGTCACTTGGAGGAAGTGCTGCAACTCATGAGATCCCATTCCCTCTTTGCTAAAATGTCAAAATGCTGCTTTGGCTTCACTGAGGTTGACTATTTGGGCCACACCATCTCTAACAAGGGTGTTCAAATGGACAAATCTAAGATTCAAGCAGTCCTTGATTGGCTCCCTCCCACAAATCTGAAACAATTGCGTGGTTTTTTGGGTCTGTCCGGTTATTACAGAAGGTTTGTCCGCCATTATGCCACCATTGTTGCCCCATTGACTGAACTCTTAAAGAAAGATGCCTTCCAATGGACTTCTCAGGCCACAGATGCATTTCAAGCCTTGAAACATGCCATTACAGTTGCGCCTGTGTTAGCACTACCAGACTTCACCAAACCCTTCATTCTTGAAACAGATGCCTCGGGTACCGGTATTGGTGCAGTCCTCAGTCAAGACAAACACCCTATAGCTTATTTCTCCAAGAAGCTTAATCCTTTGATGCAGAAGAAATCAGCTTATGTTAGAGAACTTTATGCTGTTACTGAAGCAATGGCGAAGTTTCGTCATTATTTGTTGGGTAATCACTTCATCATTCGCACTGATCAGAAAAGTTTGAAAGCCTTAACTGATCAGACCATCCAGACTCCGGAGCAACAGAAGTGGCTGCACAAATTCTTGGGTTTCGATTTTTCCATTGAGTATAAACCCGGCAAGGATAACATTGCAGCTGATGCGTTATCTCGATCATTTTTTGCCTTATCCGGACCAATCAACCCCCTGCTACCATTAATTACAGTGGCTGTGAATGAAGATCCTCACTTTTCAACCATCAAACAACAATGTATGCAGGGTACCTGTACAGAGCCTTTCTTCCATGTGCAGCAAGGCATCTTATTTTGGAAAAATCGTGTCATGGTTCCCCCTAGACCACACTTGATTCAAGCTATCTTAGAGGAATTCCACTCGTCTATGTTGGGAGGACATGTCGGTATAGCACGCACCAAAGCTAGAATCACTTCTCAATTCACTTGGCCTTCTATAACTAAAGATATTCGACGATTTGTCTCACAATGTTTGGTGTGTCAACAAGCAAAGTCGTCTACTTCCGCTCCTGCCGGACTACTGCAGCCACTACCCATACCGGCTCAAGTGTGGGAGGATTTATCCATGGACTTTATCACTGGTCTTCCCCATTCGAATGGGTTTACTGTCATTATGGTTGTCGTGGACAGGTTATCCAAATACAGTCATTTCGCTTCTCTGAAAGCTGACTTTACTAGTCTCAAAGTCGTTGAATCCTTCCTACATAATGTGGTGAAATTACATGGATTTCCTCGTAGCTTGGTATCGGACAGAGATAAAGTATTTACAAGTGCATTTTGGCAGCAGCTATTCAAATTGAGTGGCACAACCTTGGCTATGAGCACAACTTACCATCCTCAGTCTGATGGTCAGACAGAGGCAGTTAACAAATGTCTGGAGCTGTATTTGCGGTGTTTCACAGGGCAGGAACCTTAGAAATGGTCCAAGTTGCTTGACTGGGCCGAATTTTGGTATAATTCTTCGTTTCAGTGCAGCATCGGCATGACACCATTCAAAGCGGTTTATGGCAGAGGCCCTCCTAACTTAGTCAAGTATGATACTGCAAAATCAGCACCTATACCATTACAAACATTGCTTGTTGAAAGGGACCTCACCCTTCAACTCCTCAAAGCAAATTTACACCGTGCTCAGCAAGTCATGAAGAAGTATGTCGACGCCAAACGCAAGTTTGTGGAGTATCAATTGGGTGATATGGTATTGATCAAGTTACAACCATATAGGCAACACTCTGTCGCTTTACATCGTAATCAGAAGCTTGGTATGCGTTATTTTGGGCCTTTTCCTATCATTGAGAAAATAGGTACTGTTGCTTATAAGGTGTTGCTGCCACCCTCAGCCAAAATACATCATGTCTTCCATGTAGTTAACTTGAAACTGTGCAAAGGAGAGCATCACACTCAATATTTTCCACTTCCACTGCTGACTTCGGAGACTGGACCCTTGTTGGTTCCGGAGGAGATCATGGACACCAGAGTGTTGCTGCAAAAAGGGCGCAAACTGTCCCAAGTCTTGGTTAAATGGGCAGGCTTACCTCACACTGAAGCAACGTGGGAAAATCAAGAAGAGCTGCAAGGCAATTTTCCCAACTTTAACCTTGAGGAAAAGATTAATTTTAATGGAGGGGGTAATGTTATGATAGAAGGCCAGAGGAATATTCCTATCACTAATGCACATGTGAAAAGGACACTTGTCACATGATCCAAATTATCAGGAACCAAGACGTGGCACAAGAGAGAGAATTCCTAACAGAAAATACAGTACAGACTCTTAAATAGAGGCAGGATTGGGAATGATAGGGTGTGGAATTTAGTGGATGAAAACCGAGTCTTTTCTCTCTCTGAATTTAGCAGCTTTCCATGGTTGTTAGATTTTCTTGTATCTTCCTTTCCATTTGCTAATTCTAAAATTTCAGAAGATAAAAATTGTACTAGATACTTGTTTGAGAATATAGTACAATTTAGCCCAAATTATTTTGTTTATCTTTTACTGTTATTTGAACCATAACAGGTTAGTTGTGGTGGATTGATTAAACTACGGGGAGTCTTCGAAGGTATGAAACTAGTCCGAGAAAAGGATTAGTTAGTCAAGAAGTTAGCAATGCTCTTGGAGGGAACTCAAGAGCATTAAATGTTCTCAAAGATTAAGTTGTAGTGAAAAACAATCCATTACTGTGAAAATAAGGTGAAAAATATTCTCTAACCAATGCAAAATGTTCTCAAAGGATTCTAAAATACATGGAAAATGAAAACAGCACCCctaataaaatatataataatttcAACTTAGAAGTATAACTTGATCAAAGTTTAACTAGATAGCTAATAGGTGGGGAAGTTAGGATCAACATTTTTAGCCCAAGACTCCAAACCTCCAACAATATCCTTAGCAGAACCAAACCCCATTTTGTGAAGGTATTGAACAGCCCTTTGAGAATCATTTCCCCTTCTGCAAACAACATACAATTCCGCACTTTTTTCCTCTTTGTCTTTCTTCAAAATTGAAGATATTTCAGGCAACCTAAACTCTATATCTGCGAATGGAATGTTGACCGAATTCGGAAGAGACACGATCTTGAAATGGTGAGCTGGTCTAACATCGACAAGCACATGTGGTTCCTTGTTGAGAATGATTTCGTTGTACTCCTTGCTGCTGATTCGCGAGTCACTAGGAAGTAGATTTAACTTCAACGGAGCCTACATTTGCATGGAATTGGAATGCATTAATGATATGAAAAATATTATATTATCAGTTTCATAGAGATGCACGGTGAGTGTTAACTAGTTTTACACTGATATTCAACGAGAACTCATCATATTGAATTTCCATTACAAGTTAGTGTAAAACTAAATTTTGCGATAGTGTAAAACTCAAGGCAATAGTAAATGAAATCATACCTCACACAATGGAGTTTGAGTGaacttctcataatcaaattCTCGGAAGTACTGCTTATTCATTATTGCATTTTCTCCACAAGCTTCACATTGCAAAGACCTTCCTCTGATTTTAACCTGTGCAATAAGATTATATAAGCTCCTGTCATAGACATTAGATCTTACTATTTCTTTCTCATAATGCATCCTTCAAAAATAAGCATTCTATTACACTATCATTAATTCATTGGAGTTATATATCTTAATTCCATCTTGTGAAGTTATTATTAACATACAATACGGATTCGTGCAGCCAATGCATCAAAGAGAAGCATCCTTCCAGAGAGTGGTTCACCAACAGAAGCCGCAATCTTAATCGCCTCGAGAGCTTGGAGACAGCCAATTATACCAGGAACTGAAATGAACGGACCAAATGTCAGAAATTCAGAACAAATTGAAATAGCAATGCAAGTTGAATCATGAATGATAAGTATTTAAAATGATAAACGCGGATTTTGTTATTGCCGAAGAAGAGAGCATACCTACTCCTAGTACTCCACCATCGGCGCAACTTTGGCATGCTGCTCTAGGTGGTGGGGTTGGAAAGAGGCATCGAAAGCAAGGACCACCTTTGTGATTGTAGATAGTGAGCTGCATCATATGTTTTCCATTATTATACCTCGAATTAATGCGATATAAATTATAATCAACAAACTAAGAGTGCAAGTTTCTCGGTGAAGCATCGTTTAACTTAAAAGGTAGAACAAAAAATAATTAGATGTATACCTGTCCTTCCAATCCCACGGCCGCACCTGATACAAGGGGCTGCACAAGTAGAACGAAAGCAATTAAAAAAAAGTTTCAATAGAAGTAACCTATTTCGTACTTGTGCAAATTGAAGATAGGAAATACGATTTATAGGAAAACAAATTTTGGGGGAAAAGACCGATCTACATTAACATTTACCTTTCCTAGTACCACGCAGCAGTCACTGATCAAATACCGGGTGGGAGCATTATCTGTTGCATCCACTATTATATCGTATCTAACAGATTCAagataaaaaaacaaaaaaaaaagatatCACACAGATTCAGCGGTAATGTTCAAAGGGAAATGAAAAAATTAAGCATAGAAGAAAGAAAGATTGGTCTTATTATAAAAAGGAAACATACTTGCTGAAAATTTCCAAAGCATTGGAATTCTTCAAAGCTTCTTCATGTTCCACGACTTCAATAGATGAATTGATCCTAAATATTCATGAAAACTTAGTTCCATGTCCCAACAATAGTGATACAAAGCTGTACAAACAATTGATCGAAAATTAACACGAATTGTAGGTAAGATTAAAGAGAGCAACATACGAGCGACAAGCAGCAGCAGCGGATTTAACTTTTGGCTGACCAATATATGCTTCCGTGTGTATAATCTAAAAACAACATGAATGAGTTGAAGTGAATAAGATACATGTTAAGAATAACTTGTACTCACAAAAATGCAAACACCGCCATATAACACGCATGAACAATACACAAACTACAGGTCATGCCACAAGTTTAGGAAACAAAAAAGTACCTGTCTATGCATATTATTCAACTCAACCTTGTCATGATCAAGAACACCCAGTTTACCTGAGTACAATTTTCAATATGTAAGCTTTAATGAGATTATAGATTATAGAACAAATCAAAAATCATTAGAAAAAGTGTGATATTTTACCAACACCAGCAGCTGCAAAATATAACAATGCAGAAGCACCAAGCCCTCCAGCTCCCACAACTAAAATCGACGACTTCAACAAATTTGCTTGTCCTGTGCAACAAAAGAATGAAAACATGTGTCATTCAAAAATGTCTTTATGCTCAAAGAGGCATAATGAAGAAGATAAAACAATTTCCAAAGCTAGTGAATTAGCAAAACTTAAATACTTCGAATCTCTACAAAGCAATTGCAACCCAAAACTAATAACTATATTTTAACCTCTGTTTGGATTGACTCGCTTGAACTTATTTAATGACATAGCGTGTGTTTGGTTCTGCGGCGACAAAAATTGATTTTGACTAAAAGTGAGTTGAATCTGAAGTGATGTATGTTTGCATACATTATTCCAAAAGTGAGTCTTATAGTATATTTCAGTGTAAAAATCTAATTTAGACTCAAAAACTACAAATCATAACTTCTAGTAGAATCAATTTTGCATGCATAACCAATTCAACTTTTGAAAAACCAAACACATCAAAATCAATTATCCACCTCTAAAATTACTTTTGCCTCTTCCAAAATAGAAACCAAACATACTACACATAAACACTTAAGAGTCACAATTTGTAACAGCTTATTGAAACAACTTATTTTCACAGGATAGCTAAAGAAAACAACTTATACCTTAAATTTATTTAATCTTTTGTCATATAAATAGCTTATATAAAAGCACTTCCAAGATAACAACTTATACCTTAAATTTATATAATATTTTGTCATATAAATAGCTTATATAAAAGCACTTCCAAGATAAGCACTTAATTAAGTTGTTTAACCAAACAGAACCTAAGTAAAGATAATGAGTACCCTTAAGTCATTAATTGGATAATCATAAAATCAATGCAACTTTTCAATAAATAAAAACTTCCCCTTTATAATGATAGTGTAAACTAGATTTGTACCTTGAACACCAAAGGAAGGAAGAACAAGGTGGCGACTGTATCTATGAATCATGTGAGGTTCTAATCCATTTGTAGCGTACCGTAAAGAGCCAttggatgatgatgatgatgcagcAGCGCCGTTTTGGAGATTAATTTCCTTCAATTGAGCTTCTAGAAGTGATATTTTGTGGTCGATATTGGACTTTTCTTCCTTCAGAGATTCAAGTTGTTGGAGAATCTCTGAAGACGACATTGATTCGGTTTTAGGGTTGCGTTGAGTTGAGCTGAGTTGATTTTGAAGAGCATAAACAAACGAGTGTTGTTGACTTTGTTTCAGCGGTAACGCACAACGAAGAACAGAGCCAGGGTTTGGTTTTCTAGTCTAATGATGTTACTGTTTGTTGCAGGAAACAAATAcccttattttattttattttttaaatttatttttatgaTTAGTTTCCATATATGTTTGGTGATTTCGTTTTTcggtttttttaccgagataatccagtttttcgaaaaaattctcaaaatacCTTAGGTTT includes these proteins:
- the LOC127117683 gene encoding adenylyltransferase and sulfurtransferase MOCS3; its protein translation is MSSSEILQQLESLKEEKSNIDHKISLLEAQLKEINLQNGAAASSSSSNGSLRYATNGLEPHMIHRYSRHLVLPSFGVQGQANLLKSSILVVGAGGLGASALLYFAAAGVGKLGVLDHDKVELNNMHRQIIHTEAYIGQPKVKSAAAACRSINSSIEVVEHEEALKNSNALEIFSKYDIIVDATDNAPTRYLISDCCVVLGKPLVSGAAVGLEGQLTIYNHKGGPCFRCLFPTPPPRAACQSCADGGVLGVVPGIIGCLQALEAIKIAASVGEPLSGRMLLFDALAARIRIVKIRGRSLQCEACGENAIMNKQYFREFDYEKFTQTPLCEAPLKLNLLPSDSRISSKEYNEIILNKEPHVLVDVRPAHHFKIVSLPNSVNIPFADIEFRLPEISSILKKDKEEKSAELYVVCRRGNDSQRAVQYLHKMGFGSAKDIVGGLESWAKNVDPNFPTY